The Pedosphaera parvula Ellin514 genomic sequence AAATTATGGAGGGTGCTGTTTTCGCGCAAAAGGCTGTATGGCAAGGCGCGACGAAGGAGAATATCCCTGGTGGATCTTCGACTGAGGAGCAACGCAGCCAGACAGCCTTTGGCGCGAAAACCCTCAGGGCGGCGGTGCTTTTGGCCGCAACCGGCGGTAGCTCGGCCTTCACAGCCGCTACGGGGATGCTTGGTGCCCGTGCGGAAGCACCTCGCCGCCTTGGCCACAGTTAAAATCTCCAACCGCAGCGCCCTCCATAATTTTAAAACAGGCTCTTAGAGCCGACTCAGACTATTGAGGTAATAGAGGAGAAATCCGAACCCAACGCAGAAGATCATTCCAACCATGATGGCCCACCGAAGGACATGAAACTTGCGATGCACCGAGAACGGATTGGTTGCCGCAAGAAGATCCTTGGGAACGTTGTCATGCTTGTCTGCCATAATGTTTAGAGAATCGTCTGTCATGGCTTGTTCCACAATTTCTGCAACGCTCAAAAAAGTGTCTGTTTTTGTCCTACAGCCGGGTCGATTGCCAACAGTCTCCCATCATTAATTCCCAAGGTAGGTGGATTTCCACGAAGTATGGGGTGCACACCCTATTCAGCAGGACCAGGAAACTTTGCTATTAATTTGCCGCACCCTAAATTTTTTCCCGGGAACCAAGGAGTCCCGGGTTTTTTATTTTGCACGAGCAGTTTCTAGTTTGTAACATCCTACACATTAAACGTTTACATATTTTCACCAGCAGCATGCAGCAATGCTAATTCGAAAATTCAAGAGCATGGATAGTTCCTTTAAGTGATTACCTAGCAATAACTTACGGTTAAACAGGCAATGCACCATTCGGTCATGCTAATAGACTTGACCGAATGGGATAGACGCTCTTACTTTTGCGGCTTGTTAGGTAAAGATTCATGCTAGCGCAATTTAAAAGCCTGTTTTCCAACGACATTGGAATAGATTTAGGGACCGCAAACTCCCTCGTTTACGTACGTGACCGGGGTATAGTCTTACGCGAGCCCTCGGTTGTAGCGATTCAGGCGGGCACTACCAACGTACTGGCCGTAGGCGATGAGGCCAAAAGGATGTTGGGGCGCACCCCTGGAAATATTGTGGCCATTCGGCCCATGAAAGATGGCGTAATAGCCGACTTCGAAATCACCGAAGCGATGCTCCGCCATTTCATTCAAAAGGTTCATCATCGCAAGTTAATCGCACCCAGAGTCGTTGTGGCGGTTCCGTCTGGAATCACCGAAGTGGAAAAACGGGCGGTTAAAGATTCCGCAACTCATGCTGGCGCACGGGAAGTGTATTTGATCGAACAACCGATGGCATCGGCCATTGGAGTCGGTTTGCCGGTCCATGAGCCTGCAGGTAACATGATCGTGGATATTGGCGGGGGTACTTGCGAAATCGCAATCATCTCCCTCGCCGGAATTGTCTTCAGCCGCAGCCTGAGGGTGGGCGGGGACGAATTTGACGAGACGATCGTGGCGCACATGAAGCGAGCCTACAACTTAATGATTGGCGAACGCACCGCGGAAGAGATCAAGATCCGGATTGGATCAGCCTTCCCGCTGGAGCAGGAATTAACGATGGAAGTAAAAGGTCGCGATCTGAGCGCAGGGTTGCCAAAAACTCTGACTATTCGCTCGGAAGAGATTCGCGAGGCTTTGCAGGAGCCGCTTTCAAGTATTTTGGAGTCCGTCCGTATCACTCTCGAACGATGCCCGCCTGAATTATCCGCCGATTTGGTGGATAAAGGCCTGGTTATGGCCGGTGGTGGCGCATTATTAAGAGGAATTGACCGTCTGGTTGCAGAGGAAACCGGTCTGCCGGTTCATATTGCCGATGACCCCTTGTGCGCTGTGGCTGAGGGTACCGGTCGTGTTTTGCAGGAACTCCAATTCTTGAAGCAGGTTTCAGCTAATTCCAAGCTCTGATTATTTTCAGCGTTCGCCCGAAGATTGGTCGGGTGAAGAATGTTAAAAAGGCCGCATTATATAGCCTTGGGGCTGGTAGGATTGCTGACACTGATTGTTTTAAATTTACCGAGTCATTCGGTAAATCAAATCAAAATTGGTATCGGAAGCCTGTTCCTGCCAATGTTTGGACTTGCCAAATCTTCCCATCAGATCGTTGATCAGGCAACCACTGCCATCCTTCCACGCGGCGAACTCATCCGCCAGAACGAGCAGCTACGCTCTACCAACCAACAACTTCAGTTTCGCGCCATGCAAAGTGATGCCGTCATGCGTGAAAATGATCAACTGCGCCAGCTGCTTGGCTTGCAGAAACAGGCCCGTTGGAAACTCAAGCTTGCCAATCTCATTCTTCGAGACCCGGCAAACTGGTGGCAAACAGTGGAAATTGATGTTGGAACCCGTGATGGCATAAAGCCGGATATGCCTGTGCTTACCCCCACCGGCTCGCTGGTCGGCCGCATTGTGAATGTGAAGCTGACGCATTCCCAGGTGGCCCTGATTGGAAACCCCAATTGCCGGGTGGCGGCCATGATTGATAAAACTGGCGAAACAGGCGTGATTTCTGACGTGGCAAGTGTCCTGGATCATTCTTTGGTCACACTGAGCTATCTTTCAAATAACACCAATCTCAAACCGGGCCAGGGCGTCATCACCAGCGGCATGGGTGGATTCTTTCCCAAGGGAATTCCCATTGGCCAAATCGCAGAGGACTCAAAAACCGTTGAGTTTGGTTTATACACCGAAGCACGCGTCAAGCTCTCGGCAAATCTAAGCACATTGGAGGAGGTTTTTGTTCTGATACCATGAACTGGGTACATTCCATCCTAATCCTGGTGGCTGCTTTCATCGCTATCTTCCTGGAATCGGCCTTCGGTGGTTTCCGCCATTTTCTGGGAGCTCAGATTGATCTTCTTCCAGCATTAATGGTGTACGCGAGCCTGAGTTCCGGATTTGGCATGGTCATCCTCCTCGCCGTACTGGGAGGATTATGTTTCGATTCGATCTCGGCCAACCCCCTCGGAGTAAGCATCCTGCCGTTGCTGTTGGTAGGCTTCTTGATTTACATGAGACGCGGGTTGATTTTGAGGGAGCAGACTTTCGCCCAGTTCTGTTTGGGCTTGGGCGCCAGTGCCATCACTCCGATGTTAACCTTGCTTTTACTTCTAAGCACCCGCCAGACACCACTGATTGGTTGGGGATCGATTTGGCAATGGGTGGTGATGGCCGTGGGCGGTGCGGTATTCACCCCAATATGTTTTCGGATATTTGACGGTCTTAACCGTGCTTTATCCTACAGCCCCGTAACCGAAACCAGTTTCAGACCCGACCGGGAAATCCGGCGGAGTCGCAAGTGAGCCATGCTGATTTTCGACCAGCTTAAAAAAGATGACCCGCAATTGCGTTTCCTCGCAGTGCTGGTTCTCGCCGGGCTCCTCGTTTTATTGGGCGGGCTCTGGTGGATACAAGTCGTTTCCGTAAAGTTCTATCAGGAGAAACTTGAGACCCAGTCCATTCGCACAGTCCGAATTCCAGCCGTCCGCGGCAGGATTCTTGACCGCGAAGGCCGGCCCATTGCGGACAATCGGCCGAGTTACAACGTGAACATGTATTTGGAAGCTCTTAGCAGGAATTTTCAAACCAACTACGCAACGGCTCTGGCTCAGGCCCGTACCAATTTCAATTCCCGAATCAAGGCACAGGAAGCTGTATTGAAACGGAAACTAACGCCCCAGGAAAAGAAACTACTGGCTCAAAACGAGAAAAATCGCTCCACCATCCAACAGGAGACCCGCTACCAGGTCAGCAGCAGCATTGTGACCGAACTTGGCAACCGCCTCCAATGTGAAGTCTCTTTGGACCCCAAAGAATTTCAAAAGAGGTACGATAAAGCTCGCGCACTTCCCCTGCTCATTCGGCCAAACCTGACTCCGGAACAGGTGGCACGGTTTGAAGAGCAATCCATGTATACCCCCGGTATGTACCTCGATATTCAATCCGTTCGCTACTATCCAAATGGTAATTCTGCGGCGCACCTCCTCGGATACTTGCAACGCAACAGCGATTCTTCGGATGGCGAAGAAGCTGATTACGACTATCGCCTTGATGATTGGAAAGGGGTTGCCGGGATTGAGCGCGTCTTTAACACCGAATTGCGTGGAGTGGCTGGTTCAAAATCGGTGCTCGTGAATAATCTTGGTTACCGCCAGAACGAAACCATTTGGGCTCAGGCTGAACCGGGAAAGAATGTCGTGTTAACCATCGATATGGACATCCAAAAGGCGGCGGAAGCTGCCTTGCAATCCGCCGGTGCAGATCCGCGGGGAGCCGTGGTTGTAATGGACGCGCGTAATGGGGACATCTTAGCCATGGCATCGGCTCCCAATTATAATCCAAATTACTTTGTTCAGCACCCTGAACCCGCAGTCTATGAACGGGAAAAGCAACGTTGGATCGATGAGGAATTGCGCCCACAAGCCAATCGCGCGATGCAGGAGAATCTTGCTCCTGGTTCGATTTTCAAGATGGTCGTTGGATTGGCCGCTTTGGAACTAGGTGTTTTGAACCCCCGTGATCCTTTTCCCAGCCAAGGTTACTACATAGTCGGCAATCATACGTTTCACGACAAGGCGGGACCTGGACTATATGATTTTAGTAGAGCATTGGCGAGGTCTTCGAACCCCTACTTTATGCATCAAGGGCTTAAACCCGGCGTTCTCCCCAAAGTAGTAGCACTCGGTCAGAAGCTCCATCTTGGCGAAAAAACAGGACTGATCCCTGGGCAGGAAACAAGAGGTGTTTTCCCAACCCCAAAAGATATTTCCTCTGACTCATGGCATGATGGCGACACCGCAATTCTCAGCATTGGCCAGGGAATGATCAACATCACCCCGGTGCAGGCTGCTGTAATG encodes the following:
- the mreD gene encoding rod shape-determining protein MreD, with product MNWVHSILILVAAFIAIFLESAFGGFRHFLGAQIDLLPALMVYASLSSGFGMVILLAVLGGLCFDSISANPLGVSILPLLLVGFLIYMRRGLILREQTFAQFCLGLGASAITPMLTLLLLLSTRQTPLIGWGSIWQWVVMAVGGAVFTPICFRIFDGLNRALSYSPVTETSFRPDREIRRSRK
- a CDS encoding peptidoglycan D,D-transpeptidase FtsI family protein; this encodes MLIFDQLKKDDPQLRFLAVLVLAGLLVLLGGLWWIQVVSVKFYQEKLETQSIRTVRIPAVRGRILDREGRPIADNRPSYNVNMYLEALSRNFQTNYATALAQARTNFNSRIKAQEAVLKRKLTPQEKKLLAQNEKNRSTIQQETRYQVSSSIVTELGNRLQCEVSLDPKEFQKRYDKARALPLLIRPNLTPEQVARFEEQSMYTPGMYLDIQSVRYYPNGNSAAHLLGYLQRNSDSSDGEEADYDYRLDDWKGVAGIERVFNTELRGVAGSKSVLVNNLGYRQNETIWAQAEPGKNVVLTIDMDIQKAAEAALQSAGADPRGAVVVMDARNGDILAMASAPNYNPNYFVQHPEPAVYEREKQRWIDEELRPQANRAMQENLAPGSIFKMVVGLAALELGVLNPRDPFPSQGYYIVGNHTFHDKAGPGLYDFSRALARSSNPYFMHQGLKPGVLPKVVALGQKLHLGEKTGLIPGQETRGVFPTPKDISSDSWHDGDTAILSIGQGMINITPVQAAVMIAAIANGGKVFWPRLVSRLETAEGEVVQTFPEGRLRDNLGVSPRNLKIVHEAMMADVESVDGTGHKAAVQGWHIAGKTGTAEVERHGGKDRNAQQTWFASFAPVESPRYVVVATVEGGASGGLTCAPIAHKVYLALQQREQQPHDKRSATRPGTLAQIQ
- a CDS encoding rod shape-determining protein; protein product: MLAQFKSLFSNDIGIDLGTANSLVYVRDRGIVLREPSVVAIQAGTTNVLAVGDEAKRMLGRTPGNIVAIRPMKDGVIADFEITEAMLRHFIQKVHHRKLIAPRVVVAVPSGITEVEKRAVKDSATHAGAREVYLIEQPMASAIGVGLPVHEPAGNMIVDIGGGTCEIAIISLAGIVFSRSLRVGGDEFDETIVAHMKRAYNLMIGERTAEEIKIRIGSAFPLEQELTMEVKGRDLSAGLPKTLTIRSEEIREALQEPLSSILESVRITLERCPPELSADLVDKGLVMAGGGALLRGIDRLVAEETGLPVHIADDPLCAVAEGTGRVLQELQFLKQVSANSKL
- the mreC gene encoding rod shape-determining protein MreC codes for the protein MLKRPHYIALGLVGLLTLIVLNLPSHSVNQIKIGIGSLFLPMFGLAKSSHQIVDQATTAILPRGELIRQNEQLRSTNQQLQFRAMQSDAVMRENDQLRQLLGLQKQARWKLKLANLILRDPANWWQTVEIDVGTRDGIKPDMPVLTPTGSLVGRIVNVKLTHSQVALIGNPNCRVAAMIDKTGETGVISDVASVLDHSLVTLSYLSNNTNLKPGQGVITSGMGGFFPKGIPIGQIAEDSKTVEFGLYTEARVKLSANLSTLEEVFVLIP